The nucleotide sequence TGGTGAATCCGCCGTTCGATACCGTAAGGCAAGTCAAAGGATAGGCAGTATTGTAGCCTATCGATATGAGCATTCATATGACGAGAGTTAGGCTTTAATGGCGATTGGCTTAACCATGCAAGGTGGGTGAGCTTTGTGCCATCTTTGAGACAGAGTAATTCGTCAAGTTTTGCTAAATGTGTTTGGGTTAAGTCGGCAGTGAGCCGTTCATAGATGATTTTGTTGGCACGGGTGATAGCTTCAGCACAGATTTTTTCAATAACAAGTGGCGTTGGTAGTAGGATATGAGTATTTCGTAAATGGCTAATCAGTTGCTGGGCTAAAACAATACCTCTATCAGTTTCGACCGCAAGTTGGCTGATGTATTCTACATATCCAGCGTAATTGTTGCGTGCAAAGGTTTGATAGCCAAACAGTTGCTGTAATTCTAGCAAGTGCTCTCGGCGGGTTTTTTCTCGAAAGCCATAGTCTTCCCAGCTTTGGGGAGAAACTTTAAGCTGTTTGGCAATAAATTTGAGTAGATAGGGGTCAGGTATTTCTTTCACGCCTAGGATAATACCTGGATACCGCATATAACAAAGCTGGATGGCAAATCCTAATCGATTGGTATCGCCTCGTTTTTGTTTAATCAGCGATAGGTCGGTTTCGCTTAAACTGTAGTGACGAATAAAATCAGTTTGGTTGTCAGGCAATGCCACTAACGACTGCCTTTCTTGGGCAGTTAAAATAGAGCGACGAGCCATGGGATTCCTTATTGGTAAAGGTGGCTAGTTAAAAAATGGTGAGCTGAGAATGAATGAAAATCGTTAAGGGCTGGTAATGCCAAGCAGTTGTCTGCCCAGCTGCTTGAGTTCGCCTTTGCCTGTGACATATTGATACAGCGTGCTCACAGCCATATCATCAAGTTCTTTGCAGATATCGGGAATACTACGGGTTTGGTCGCTCATCAGATGCTGGGCATAACGCAATTTCTCGGCGGTCATCACTCGGGGTCTTCCGCCTTTTCGTCCACGAGCTCTGGCAGCAGCGAGTCCTTCTTGTACCCGCTGGCGAATGATATTGCGTTCCATTTCAGCAAACGCCGCTTGGATTTGTAAGAAGGCTCTCCCTGTTGGGGTGGTGGTATCCATAGGGGAGTTGATAGCTTTAAAGCCAATGTCTTTACTGGCTAAATCATCAATCAAGATAATCAGGTCTTTGGCTAATCGCCCCAGTCTATCCAAATCCAGCACGACTAACACATCATCAGGTCGTAGGTAAGCCAAGCATTCAGCAAGCCCTGGTCGTTCTGTGTTGCTCCCTGATGCCTTGTCAGTAAAAATCTTCTGACAGCCAATCTCGTTTAACGCATCCAGTTGACGGTCAAGCAATTGT is from Moraxella osloensis and encodes:
- a CDS encoding recombinase family protein, which encodes MSLIGYARVSTAEDKQLLDRQLDALNEIGCQKIFTDKASGSNTERPGLAECLAYLRPDDVLVVLDLDRLGRLAKDLIILIDDLASKDIGFKAINSPMDTTTPTGRAFLQIQAAFAEMERNIIRQRVQEGLAAARARGRKGGRPRVMTAEKLRYAQHLMSDQTRSIPDICKELDDMAVSTLYQYVTGKGELKQLGRQLLGITSP